One window of the Montipora foliosa isolate CH-2021 chromosome 4, ASM3666993v2, whole genome shotgun sequence genome contains the following:
- the LOC137999156 gene encoding hemagglutinin/amebocyte aggregation factor-like — MIGKVNISVIVSLVFACALVSGEVINALKLAKRCEATGPDGTDWANEFDKPVDFLCERGKALTSIKSVYSSCRRDRVWSFGCEIQKPVKKDNLECQRTDFLNNWDEPVFKFCNDGGFIAGMYSEHSNSAEDRRFKIDCCRDASKKTKYRTTDCFSVKLTENYKEDINFELKQANVIRGLFSMHKNSKEDRLWYAIVCTLKGKRIY, encoded by the exons ATGATTGGAAAAGTCAATATCTCCGTTATCGTCAGTCTGGTTTTCGCATGTGCTTTGGTGAGTGGCGAAGTGATAAACGCATTGAAACTGGCAAAGAGATGCGAAGCAACGGGACCAGACGGAACTGACTGGGCAAATGAGTTCGACAAGCCAGTGGATTTCTTATGCGAGA GAGGTAAGGCATTAACCTCAATCAAAAGCGTTTACAGTTCGTGCCGAAGAGACCGAGTCTGGAGCTTTGGATGCGAGATTCAGAAACCTGTGAAGAAAGACAATCTGGAGTGCCAAAGGACAGACTTTTTAAACAACTGGGACGAACCTGTGTTTAAATTCTGCAATGACGGTGGCTTCATAGCCGGAATGTACAGTGAGCATTCCAATAGTGCAGAAGATCGCAG GTTTAAAATAGACTGTTGTCGCGACGCCTCAAAAAAGACCAAATATAGAACCACGGACTGTTTTTCCGTAAAGTTGACCGAGAATTATAAGGAGGACATCAACTTCGAACTGAAGCAGGCAAACGTGATCAGGGGACTTTTCAGCATGCACAAAAATTCCAAAGA